TTGAAAAGCTCTCTAGGGTTTATGTTGGTATCTGTGAATTCTGAATAGTTGCAGTTCTAATTCGTGATTAATTGGTGCCAATTAATCATATGTGTCATTTGAATTGAGGGGAAGAATAACATTCTAGCTAGCTAACTGTGGCGGAGAGACATCAAGGAGAAAAATTTGTTATCAGTATTGTTTATGCACCAACATTTTGAGCATTTCCAAATAAGATCATGGCGAACTTCAACTAATTTGAAAGTGATGAGAACATTGGGACATATATAGTCTACTAGGAATAGAGATTCCTTTTTAAACATAAATCTTCTTGGTTGCGTATTGAACTGAATTATTGGAAACGAAGTACTTTTCCCTTTCGGACAACACACAGACATAAATCAGGCTTAACTTTGAAAACTTGCTTTTTATGAGAGCTCAATTGTTAATTGTTTACTCTTATGataattttctacttttgtgttgaaaaaaaatattcatttattacAACGGAAAACCTTGTGCAGGTCGGAAGAAACTACTTATCCCAAGATTGAAAGCAAGAGCTTATGACAATCTTTGAGTTTCTGGAGAGGATTCAATCTGGTCACTGTTCTCCTTCAAGCACAACCTATTTAGCACAACATCAATTGTTTGATCAGGCATGCATATGATTGTAGAAACCATCCTTGgtcttaataaaaattaaacttactcaacactttctaattttgcaATATCAAAATGCCAAAGACAAGAACTAAAGCAGGATTTGTTATACCTGATTGCCGTTTTGCTGGTGGGGGAGAGATCAGGTCACTTAATGCTTGGTTTGGTCCACTTGGGACAGTAACCCCTTTGCATCATGATCCTCACCATAATATACTTGCACAGGTGCGGGAGATGCAGTTCTATACTGCACCGATGCTACTAAGACTGTACATTTTCTTTGTGCAAAATAGTCCCTGATGTGCAGTAATGTTATCGGGGCCTTGGCTAGCTTGGATTTACACAGTGCATGTGTTTGTGCTAAGTCAAGATTTTCCAACTAACGCTTGATCCAATTGTTTTCTATTTGTTGTCTTATTTATATGTTATTTGTGCTGcaaaagttttgattttttttattacattagGTTCTGATGTCATTTCAAACTTCACTAATATTTTCAGACCACCAGAGATGGTTATTAATATTTCTTGTTGTTGCTCCTTCTCGTTCCCATGAACTCATGATCAATGTTTTTGCCTTGTCATTATCAGGTTGCTGGTAAAAAGTATATAAGGCTTTACCTGCCCTCATCGTCGGAGGAACTTTACCCTCACACCGAGACTATGCTCTGCAATTCCAGTCAGGTAGTTTGCTTGAATGTCTCAATAGTTACTCTCTCTTCtgaacacacacaaacacacgcATGTGGTTTGCAATTATCTAGTTGTGCGAACAACTTGATAGTCAGATGGATCTCTTTTATATTATTACCATGTACGTAATTCTGATTCATCAAGCAGGATCTGATTCTATAGGGCAGATGGCTTACTCCCAAGTCAATAATTCTTTGGCATTGAGTCTTAAAAACCTTGTATTTAATTTCTTTGCCCTGAAGGTTGATCTGGACAATATAGATGAAGAAGAGTTTCCCAAGATATTGGATTTGGGATTCATGGATTGCATGCTAGAGGAAGGGGAATGCTATATATCCCTCCAAAGTGGGGCACTATGTTCATTCTCTTACTAAGAGTTTTTCAGTTAGCTTTTGGTGGAGCGTCGATGGAAATTATCCGGAGTGATGGACACTACATTCTGCAGTCCAGTTTAATCGCACCTCTCCTATTCATCTCACATCATTTTGGTAGAATAAAGTGTGTTGACATATTCTGCTGAACATTATTTGTGGTTGCTGATATGCACATGAACATCAAAATGCACTCttgaaaaataatgaaaaaaataaaagaagtaaTCTTTGGAAAGTATTATTGGAAATGATAAACTTATTTAGCCCCATACATAAGTGGAGACAATTATTGAGATTGCGACTTAATCCTAACAAGTTCCCCCTTCATGGCAAGTGAGAGCGCACCAAGACTGCCTCCATCTTCCACAACCACTCCTGGCATGGCCACTGCTCGACTTCCCACAAATCCACCCTCACCAATCACAATCTTTCCAAACTTGACCTTCCCACCATCGCCTTCGTATATATGTCCAAACAAAAGAGCATCTCTTCCCACGCAAC
This genomic interval from Salvia splendens isolate huo1 chromosome 13, SspV2, whole genome shotgun sequence contains the following:
- the LOC121762681 gene encoding LOW QUALITY PROTEIN: lysine-specific demethylase JMJ30-like (The sequence of the model RefSeq protein was modified relative to this genomic sequence to represent the inferred CDS: inserted 2 bases in 2 codons): MPKTRTKAGFVIPDCRFAGGGEIRSLNAWFGPLGTVTPLHHDPHHNILAQVAGKKYIRLYLPSSSEELYPHTETMLCNSSQVDLDNIDEEEFPKILDLGFMDCMLEEGXMLYIPPKWXHYVHSLTKSFSVSFWWSVDGNYPE